From the Flavimarina sp. Hel_I_48 genome, one window contains:
- a CDS encoding efflux RND transporter permease subunit: MLNKGIKFLIENKLIAVLMLTIFVGWGIVNAPFNWDTGFLPTDPVAVDAIPDIGENQQIVFTKWEGRSPQDIEDQVSYPLTTALLGIPGVKTIRSSSMFGFSSIYIIFDEDVEFYWSRSRILEKLNSLPSGLLPDGVNPSLGPDATGLGQIYWYTLEGRDKDGNVTGGWDLQELRSIQDYYVKYALSSASGVSEVASIGGFVQEYQIDVDPELMRQYNIGLSEIVKAVKESNKDIGAQTLEINQAEYLVRGLGYVKSIADIENAVVTSEDYTSIRIKDIARVHLGPAPRRGILDKEGAEVVGGVVVARNGANPMEVINNVKDKIKELSSGLPSKKLKDGRTSQLTIVPFYDRTELIQETLGTLNEALTLEILITILVIIVMVFNLRASILISGLLPVAVLMVFIAMKFFGVDANIVALSGIAIAIGTMVDVGVILCENIIRYLDEEDVRVLNGETRQPINTLVYNATAEVSGAIVTAVLTTIISFIPVFTMIGAEGKLFRPLAFTKTMALTASIIVALFLIPPFAAFLFRRKNIQKTTRNIINGLLILLGVTAIVFGYWLGLILIAFGIVGLLKDAKIASKVSDRLWLSEKRANVANMIISAIAIVFLLAEYWRPLGFDRSILINLLFVGIICFGLLGAFSLFKHYYSSILKWALRNKVLFLCIPTTVFVLGILIMTNMGKEFMPSLNEGSFLLMPTSLPHAGVAENKRVLQQLDMAVAGIHEIKTVVGKSGRTESALDPAPLSMYENIIQYKSEYMEDSDGKPQRYKVNEDGFFMLKDGGLVTNPNNEVTNSENYKEAKVEDPFLIDRGNLMPDEDGEFYRNWRPEIQSPDDIWNEIVKVTKLPGVTSAPKLQPIETRLVMLQTGMRAPMGIKVKGQDLRQIEAFGLKLEDILKQSKGVKKEAVFADRIVGKPYLLIDINRERLARYGISIEDVQQVLQVAVGGMPLTQTVEGRERYGVRVRYPRELRGNADEIKDIYVPVSNGNPVPLGELVDIRYEKGPQVIKSEDTFLVGYVLFDKLDGFAEVDVVENAQALIQQKIDTGELTVPKGINYQFTGTYENQIRAEKTLSIVVPLALIIIFLILYFQFRSVSTSLMVFTGIAVAFAGGFIMIWLYGQDWFFNFSFFGENLRDLFNMKTINLSVAVWVGFIALFGIATDDGVVMATYLTQTFDRNDPTDKAAIRESALMAAEKRIRPCLMTTATTILALLPVLTSTGRGSDIMIPMAIPSFGGMIIDVTSYFIVPVLFSWKKEAALSRKKKTLKNKSGNTKNISR, from the coding sequence ATGTTAAATAAGGGTATAAAATTCCTCATTGAAAATAAACTTATCGCTGTTCTTATGCTCACGATCTTTGTGGGCTGGGGCATCGTTAACGCTCCCTTTAACTGGGACACTGGTTTTCTCCCCACAGACCCTGTAGCGGTTGACGCCATACCCGATATTGGGGAAAATCAACAAATCGTTTTCACCAAATGGGAAGGACGCTCCCCGCAGGACATAGAAGATCAGGTAAGCTATCCGCTTACTACAGCGTTGTTGGGTATTCCCGGGGTGAAAACCATCCGCAGTTCTTCAATGTTTGGGTTTTCGAGTATCTATATTATTTTCGATGAAGATGTGGAATTTTACTGGAGCCGAAGCCGTATCCTCGAAAAACTCAATTCTCTGCCCAGTGGTTTGTTACCGGATGGGGTAAACCCAAGTTTGGGTCCAGATGCGACCGGATTGGGTCAGATTTACTGGTACACTTTGGAAGGCCGTGACAAAGATGGAAACGTAACCGGTGGCTGGGATCTGCAAGAACTTCGCAGCATACAGGACTATTATGTGAAATATGCCCTTTCTTCCGCAAGCGGGGTCTCCGAAGTGGCTTCCATTGGTGGCTTTGTTCAAGAATATCAAATAGATGTCGATCCTGAACTTATGCGCCAATATAATATTGGCCTGAGTGAAATTGTCAAAGCGGTCAAGGAAAGCAATAAGGATATTGGCGCACAAACACTGGAAATAAATCAGGCGGAATATTTGGTGCGCGGTCTCGGTTATGTGAAGTCCATCGCCGACATTGAAAACGCGGTCGTTACTTCCGAAGATTATACTTCAATACGCATTAAAGATATAGCCCGCGTACACTTAGGCCCTGCCCCACGCCGGGGGATTCTGGACAAGGAAGGAGCTGAAGTAGTAGGTGGCGTTGTCGTGGCCCGTAATGGAGCAAACCCGATGGAGGTCATCAACAATGTAAAAGATAAAATAAAAGAGCTGAGCTCCGGCTTACCTTCAAAGAAATTGAAAGATGGCCGAACCTCACAACTAACCATTGTCCCTTTTTACGACCGTACGGAACTCATCCAGGAAACTTTAGGCACACTCAATGAAGCCTTGACCCTTGAAATACTGATAACGATACTCGTGATCATTGTGATGGTCTTTAATTTAAGGGCTTCCATACTTATTTCGGGATTATTGCCCGTTGCGGTGCTAATGGTATTTATTGCGATGAAATTTTTCGGCGTAGATGCCAATATCGTGGCTCTTTCGGGAATTGCGATTGCCATTGGTACAATGGTAGATGTAGGGGTCATTCTCTGTGAGAATATTATCAGGTATCTGGACGAAGAGGATGTGCGGGTTTTAAATGGTGAAACAAGGCAACCCATCAACACGCTCGTCTATAATGCTACTGCTGAAGTTTCAGGGGCGATCGTCACAGCGGTTCTTACCACCATCATAAGTTTTATTCCTGTGTTTACAATGATAGGTGCCGAAGGGAAATTATTTAGGCCATTGGCCTTTACCAAAACGATGGCGCTCACCGCATCCATTATTGTTGCCCTGTTCCTAATCCCGCCCTTTGCGGCATTCCTTTTCCGAAGAAAAAATATTCAGAAAACGACCCGGAATATCATCAACGGGCTTTTGATCCTTTTAGGAGTAACAGCAATAGTTTTTGGGTATTGGTTGGGCCTTATACTGATAGCCTTCGGAATTGTTGGACTTTTAAAGGATGCGAAAATTGCATCAAAAGTTTCCGACAGACTGTGGCTTTCTGAAAAACGAGCGAATGTGGCTAATATGATTATTTCGGCAATAGCCATTGTATTTCTTTTGGCAGAATATTGGCGTCCATTAGGCTTTGACCGTAGCATATTGATCAACCTTCTTTTTGTGGGGATCATCTGTTTTGGCCTTTTAGGAGCGTTTTCATTGTTTAAACACTATTATTCCAGCATTCTGAAATGGGCTTTGCGTAATAAAGTGCTGTTCCTCTGCATTCCTACAACCGTTTTCGTTCTTGGCATCTTAATAATGACCAATATGGGTAAAGAATTTATGCCCTCGCTCAACGAAGGCTCCTTCCTGCTGATGCCTACTTCATTACCACATGCTGGGGTAGCAGAAAATAAGCGGGTGTTGCAGCAATTGGATATGGCCGTGGCAGGAATACACGAGATTAAGACCGTAGTGGGAAAATCGGGTCGGACGGAATCGGCGCTTGATCCCGCTCCCCTATCGATGTATGAAAATATAATCCAGTATAAATCGGAATATATGGAGGATTCCGATGGAAAACCCCAACGCTATAAAGTAAACGAAGATGGGTTTTTTATGCTGAAAGATGGCGGTTTGGTGACCAATCCCAACAACGAGGTTACCAATTCAGAAAACTACAAAGAAGCTAAGGTTGAAGATCCGTTCCTTATTGACAGGGGAAACCTGATGCCTGATGAGGATGGGGAATTCTATCGTAATTGGCGACCGGAAATACAATCGCCTGATGATATCTGGAACGAGATCGTAAAGGTTACCAAACTTCCGGGGGTCACCTCCGCCCCTAAACTGCAACCCATCGAAACCCGTCTGGTAATGCTGCAAACTGGGATGCGGGCTCCTATGGGCATCAAGGTCAAAGGTCAGGACCTGAGACAAATTGAAGCCTTTGGACTGAAATTGGAGGATATTTTAAAACAGTCGAAAGGCGTAAAAAAGGAAGCTGTTTTTGCAGACCGTATCGTTGGGAAGCCCTATTTGTTGATCGATATAAACAGGGAACGTCTTGCCCGGTATGGCATCTCCATCGAGGATGTACAACAGGTTCTTCAAGTGGCCGTGGGCGGGATGCCGTTAACACAAACTGTGGAAGGCCGTGAACGCTATGGCGTTCGCGTACGGTATCCAAGGGAACTTCGCGGAAACGCTGATGAAATAAAAGATATTTATGTACCCGTCTCAAATGGAAACCCGGTCCCCCTCGGGGAATTAGTGGATATCCGGTATGAAAAAGGGCCACAGGTCATCAAAAGTGAAGATACATTCTTGGTTGGATATGTTTTGTTTGATAAACTCGATGGCTTTGCCGAGGTGGATGTCGTGGAAAATGCCCAGGCACTTATCCAACAGAAAATCGATACCGGTGAACTTACCGTCCCAAAAGGGATCAATTATCAATTTACGGGCACTTATGAAAACCAGATTCGTGCGGAAAAAACCTTATCGATAGTAGTTCCACTTGCACTCATCATTATCTTTTTAATCCTTTATTTTCAATTCCGTTCCGTTTCTACCTCGTTGATGGTTTTTACGGGTATTGCAGTAGCTTTTGCCGGTGGGTTTATAATGATTTGGCTATATGGTCAGGATTGGTTTTTCAATTTCAGTTTTTTTGGAGAGAACCTGCGGGATCTTTTCAATATGAAAACCATTAATCTTAGCGTGGCAGTTTGGGTGGGCTTTATCGCTTTGTTTGGTATTGCCACCGATGATGGGGTGGTAATGGCGACCTATTTGACACAGACCTTCGATAGAAATGACCCTACGGACAAAGCCGCCATCAGAGAATCTGCGTTGATGGCTGCCGAAAAACGTATCCGTCCCTGCCTAATGACAACAGCAACCACAATCCTTGCTTTATTGCCCGTTTTAACTTCTACTGGCCGGGGAAGTGATATTATGATACCTATGGCAATACCCAGTTTTGGGGGAATGATCATTGACGTTACTTCTTACTTTATTGTTCCTGTTTTGTTCAGTTGGAAAAAGGAGGCCGCCCTTTCGCGGAAGAAGAAAACACTAAAAAACAAATCAGGGAATACCAAAAATATTTCGAGATGA